A single region of the Streptomyces sp. NBC_00236 genome encodes:
- a CDS encoding branched-chain amino acid ABC transporter permease yields the protein MSTATETHDRTEDPVAPAPPAGTPRLLRWWPAAVLLVLAVAPFSAVPVPGLLDGPLGSAGSLQLLATCLLFGALATGYDLLLGRTGLLSFGHALYFASGSYATNMFLLEAGLPFALAAVLGLLFGIALALVLGSVSLRVTGIGFSMVTLAFAQAGSILVSRNPGGVTGGEEGRAAPADLLPSWLVGIDHTANLYWIALAYLVLTLSVVAWAVRSPTGRVWEGIKENERRVEVLGLKPYGFKLTAFVVAGALAALGGIVHLLLTGGSTPQTTTSDFTLSLLVMVVLGGSGTRWGPMVGGVLYTWADHRLGDLAGSGAVADLPAVLRVPLSQPLFLLGVLFVAVVHLLPGGLARLPSRLRAVAHRKETGDQ from the coding sequence GTGAGCACCGCCACCGAAACACACGACCGCACGGAAGACCCGGTGGCCCCCGCGCCACCGGCCGGCACCCCACGGCTGCTGCGCTGGTGGCCCGCCGCCGTCCTGCTGGTGCTGGCCGTCGCACCGTTCAGCGCCGTGCCCGTGCCAGGGCTGCTGGACGGTCCGCTCGGCAGCGCGGGAAGCCTGCAACTCCTGGCCACCTGCCTGCTGTTCGGCGCGCTGGCCACAGGCTACGACCTGCTGCTCGGGCGCACCGGACTGCTCTCGTTCGGCCATGCGTTGTACTTCGCCTCGGGCAGTTACGCCACCAACATGTTCCTGCTGGAGGCGGGTCTGCCGTTCGCGCTCGCCGCGGTCCTCGGTCTGCTCTTCGGGATCGCCCTGGCCCTCGTACTGGGGTCGGTGAGCCTGCGCGTCACCGGAATCGGCTTCTCCATGGTGACCCTCGCCTTCGCCCAGGCGGGCTCGATCCTGGTGTCCCGCAACCCCGGCGGCGTCACCGGGGGCGAGGAGGGCCGGGCGGCCCCGGCCGATCTGCTGCCGTCCTGGCTCGTCGGCATCGACCACACCGCGAACCTCTACTGGATCGCGCTGGCCTACCTCGTCCTGACCCTGTCCGTCGTCGCCTGGGCGGTCCGCTCCCCCACCGGGCGCGTCTGGGAGGGCATCAAGGAGAACGAGCGCCGGGTGGAGGTGCTGGGCCTGAAACCGTACGGCTTCAAGCTGACGGCCTTCGTCGTCGCGGGCGCGCTCGCCGCGCTCGGCGGCATCGTGCACCTGCTCCTGACCGGCGGTTCCACACCTCAGACCACCACGTCCGACTTCACACTGTCGCTCCTGGTGATGGTGGTGCTGGGCGGTTCGGGCACCCGCTGGGGTCCGATGGTCGGCGGCGTCCTCTACACGTGGGCGGACCACCGGCTGGGCGATCTGGCCGGTTCGGGCGCGGTCGCCGACCTGCCCGCGGTACTCCGCGTGCCGCTCTCCCAGCCGCTGTTCCTGCTGGGCGTGCTGTTCGTGGCCGTGGTACATCTGCTGCCGGGCGGCCTGGCCCGGCTGCCCTCCAGGCTGAGGGCCGTCGCGCACCGGAAGGAGACCGGAGACCAGTGA
- a CDS encoding ABC transporter ATP-binding protein, which produces MTAPHSPAVLASSVLRLDGIGWSVGGATIVQDITLSVREGEFLAFIGPNGAGKTSLFNLISGLTLPTAGTIALDGADITDRPAHLRARRGIGRTFQTSSLWPAMTVADHVRLAAQAARGGSYRLWRRADPFTADVAGVLERTGLGHRALATAAELSHGEKRKLELAVLLVGEPRLMLLDEPMAGVSAEEVPALTELIRTLHREEGRTVLMVEHHMDVLLGLADRLAVMHHGRLLALDTPEAVTADPTVQQAYLGEGL; this is translated from the coding sequence GTGACCGCACCCCACAGCCCGGCGGTCCTGGCGTCGTCCGTGCTCCGGCTGGACGGAATCGGCTGGAGCGTCGGCGGCGCGACCATCGTCCAGGACATCACCCTGAGCGTCCGCGAGGGCGAGTTCCTCGCCTTCATCGGCCCCAACGGGGCGGGCAAGACGTCCCTGTTCAACCTGATCAGCGGGCTGACCCTGCCCACCGCCGGCACGATCGCGCTGGACGGCGCCGACATCACGGACCGGCCCGCGCACCTCCGGGCCAGGCGCGGCATCGGCCGGACGTTCCAGACGTCCAGCCTCTGGCCCGCGATGACGGTCGCCGACCACGTCCGGCTGGCCGCGCAGGCCGCCCGGGGCGGCTCGTACCGCCTCTGGCGGCGCGCCGACCCGTTCACCGCCGACGTGGCCGGTGTCCTGGAGCGCACCGGTCTCGGCCACCGGGCCCTTGCCACGGCCGCCGAACTGTCGCACGGCGAGAAGCGGAAGCTGGAGCTCGCCGTGCTGCTGGTGGGCGAGCCCCGGCTGATGCTGCTCGACGAGCCGATGGCCGGGGTGAGCGCCGAGGAGGTCCCGGCGCTGACCGAACTGATCCGCACCCTGCACCGGGAGGAGGGCCGCACGGTCCTCATGGTCGAGCACCACATGGACGTCCTGCTGGGCCTCGCGGACCGGCTCGCCGTGATGCACCACGGCCGCCTCCTCGCCCTGGACACCCCCGAAGCCGTGACCGCCGACCCGACCGTGCAGCAGGCCTACCTCGGGGAGGGACTGTGA
- a CDS encoding branched-chain amino acid ABC transporter permease produces MSTLVLLTMTGLGLGALYFLIASGLSLIFGLMDVLNFAHGALLSIGAYGTWWAASGNLPGAGPGGAGFVLAVLFGTAVGTAAAVLLELAVVRPLYTRPREQVLATVGVGLAVPALLSGIWGSDARTFPGPEAVSGTFGLLGAQVPVNRLVLIAAAVVVLVALRLFLGRTRHGLVVRAGVEDRAMVTALGIDVRKAFTLVFAIGGSAAALGGALGGLYFGSVDPRQGTSLLIFAFVVVVTGGMGSVTGAAVASVVIGLVQQFANYYTAAGLGDLAVVVLLAALLLIRPRGLTGRLA; encoded by the coding sequence ATGTCCACCCTCGTCCTGCTCACCATGACCGGACTCGGTCTGGGAGCCCTCTACTTCCTCATCGCGTCCGGACTCTCCCTGATCTTCGGCCTGATGGACGTCCTCAACTTCGCGCACGGGGCGCTGCTGTCCATCGGCGCCTACGGCACCTGGTGGGCGGCGTCCGGGAACCTGCCCGGCGCGGGACCCGGCGGGGCGGGCTTCGTCCTCGCGGTCCTGTTCGGTACGGCGGTGGGTACCGCGGCCGCCGTGCTCCTGGAACTCGCCGTCGTCCGCCCGCTCTACACCCGGCCGCGCGAGCAGGTGCTCGCCACGGTCGGGGTGGGGCTCGCCGTCCCGGCGCTGCTGTCGGGCATCTGGGGCTCGGACGCCCGGACCTTCCCCGGGCCCGAGGCCGTGTCCGGCACCTTCGGGCTGCTGGGCGCACAGGTCCCCGTCAACCGCCTCGTCCTGATCGCGGCAGCCGTCGTGGTCCTGGTGGCGCTGCGGCTCTTCCTGGGCCGGACCCGGCACGGCCTCGTCGTACGGGCGGGCGTCGAGGACCGGGCCATGGTCACCGCGCTCGGCATCGACGTCCGCAAGGCGTTCACGCTCGTCTTCGCGATCGGGGGCTCGGCCGCAGCGCTCGGCGGGGCGCTCGGCGGGCTGTACTTCGGTTCGGTCGACCCGCGCCAGGGCACGTCGCTGCTGATCTTCGCGTTCGTCGTCGTGGTCACCGGCGGCATGGGCTCGGTGACCGGCGCCGCCGTGGCGTCCGTCGTCATCGGCCTGGTCCAGCAGTTCGCCAACTACTACACCGCGGCGGGCCTCGGCGACCTGGCGGTCGTCGTCCTGCTCGCCGCGCTGCTGCTGATCCGCCCGCGCGGACTGACGGGGAGGCTCGCGTGA
- a CDS encoding prenyltransferase, with translation MTLPERTEHLVLPGVLTAEEAAETVAAVLAVQCDDGAIPWFRGHHLDPWDHTEAAMALDAAGEHAAAERAYEWLARNQNEDGSWYAAYHDGDPKQPTDRGLETNFCAYVAVGVWHHYLATGDDAFVDRMWPTVFAAVEFVLRLQQPGGQIGWKQEADGTHVTDALLTGSSSIHQALRCALALAESREEPQPDWELATGALGHAIRSHPERFLDKSRYSMDWYYPVLGGAISGQAAQQRIDEGWERFVVPGLGVRCVLPNPWVTGGESCELALALWVMGESDRALEILQSIQHLRAEGGMYWTGYVFEGDRAFWPEEHTAWTAGSLLLAVAALGGDEATTAVFSGERLPKGLEPDCCG, from the coding sequence GTGACTCTTCCCGAGCGGACCGAACACCTCGTCCTGCCCGGAGTCCTCACGGCCGAGGAGGCCGCAGAGACCGTCGCCGCGGTCCTCGCCGTGCAGTGCGACGACGGCGCGATCCCGTGGTTCCGCGGCCACCACCTCGACCCGTGGGACCACACCGAGGCCGCCATGGCCCTGGACGCGGCCGGTGAGCACGCCGCGGCGGAGCGGGCGTACGAGTGGCTCGCCCGCAACCAGAACGAGGACGGCTCCTGGTACGCGGCCTACCACGACGGCGATCCGAAACAGCCGACCGACCGGGGCCTGGAGACCAACTTCTGCGCCTACGTGGCCGTCGGCGTCTGGCACCACTACCTCGCCACCGGCGACGACGCGTTCGTCGACCGCATGTGGCCGACGGTCTTCGCCGCCGTCGAGTTCGTCCTGCGGCTCCAGCAGCCCGGCGGGCAGATCGGCTGGAAGCAGGAGGCCGACGGCACCCATGTGACGGACGCCCTGCTGACCGGCTCGTCCTCCATCCACCAGGCCCTGCGCTGCGCACTCGCCCTCGCGGAGAGCCGCGAAGAACCGCAGCCGGACTGGGAGTTGGCGACCGGGGCGCTGGGTCACGCGATCCGCAGCCACCCGGAGCGCTTCCTCGACAAGAGCCGCTACTCGATGGACTGGTACTACCCGGTCCTCGGCGGCGCGATCAGCGGGCAGGCCGCCCAGCAGCGGATCGACGAGGGCTGGGAGCGCTTCGTCGTCCCGGGCCTCGGTGTGCGCTGCGTGCTGCCCAACCCGTGGGTGACCGGCGGCGAGAGCTGCGAACTGGCCCTGGCCCTCTGGGTGATGGGCGAGTCCGACCGGGCCCTGGAGATCCTCCAGTCCATCCAGCACCTGCGGGCCGAGGGCGGGATGTACTGGACGGGGTACGTCTTCGAGGGCGACCGGGCGTTCTGGCCCGAGGAGCACACGGCGTGGACCGCCGGTTCTCTCCTGCTGGCGGTGGCCGCCCTCGGGGGGGACGAGGCGACCACCGCGGTCTTCAGCGGGGAGAGGCTGCCGAAGGGTCTTGAGCCCGACTGCTGCGGCTGA
- a CDS encoding maleylpyruvate isomerase family mycothiol-dependent enzyme, producing the protein MTSLAHERYCDEIVRLTDVLRSAVSGADLEATVPTCPEWTLRDLAVHVGGAQRWAGEIVRTRAAEELPDEAVPAFTPDSDDPAELDAWLAAGAAGTAEALREAGPDAEVWSWYRDRSAGFWARRMAIETVVHLADAALAAKVPYTMTPDLAADTIDEWLEIVAFAQAEGDPEAAELRGGGRSIHLHATDVPDAEWLIEFGEDGFTWRRAHGKATVALRGPLTDLMLVFNRRLAPDSDRVELLGDAELLDFWLERSSFG; encoded by the coding sequence ATGACTTCCCTTGCGCATGAGCGCTACTGCGACGAGATAGTGCGGCTGACCGACGTGTTGAGGTCGGCCGTCAGCGGCGCGGACCTCGAAGCGACCGTGCCGACCTGCCCCGAGTGGACGCTGCGCGACCTCGCCGTCCACGTCGGCGGCGCCCAGCGCTGGGCCGGCGAGATCGTCCGCACCCGGGCCGCCGAGGAGCTCCCGGACGAAGCGGTGCCGGCGTTCACCCCCGACAGCGACGACCCCGCCGAACTCGACGCCTGGCTGGCGGCCGGCGCGGCCGGCACCGCCGAGGCGCTGCGGGAAGCGGGCCCGGACGCGGAGGTCTGGTCCTGGTACCGGGACCGCAGCGCGGGCTTCTGGGCGCGCCGGATGGCGATCGAGACGGTCGTCCACCTGGCGGACGCGGCCCTGGCCGCGAAGGTGCCCTACACGATGACGCCCGACCTGGCCGCCGACACGATCGACGAGTGGCTGGAGATCGTCGCCTTCGCCCAGGCCGAGGGCGACCCGGAGGCCGCGGAGCTGCGCGGCGGAGGCCGCTCCATTCACCTGCACGCCACCGACGTGCCGGACGCCGAGTGGCTCATCGAGTTCGGCGAGGACGGCTTCACCTGGCGCCGAGCCCACGGTAAGGCGACGGTGGCCCTGCGGGGCCCGCTGACCGACCTGATGCTGGTCTTCAACCGCCGCCTGGCCCCGGACAGCGACCGGGTCGAGCTGCTGGGCGACGCGGAGCTGCTGGACTTCTGGCTGGAGCGGTCCTCCTTCGGCTGA
- a CDS encoding TetR family transcriptional regulator, whose translation MTAEARPASPPLTERQEARRRRILHASAQLASRGGFEAVQMREVAEAAGVALGTLYRYFPSKVHLLVATMQDQLQHMHGTLRKRPPAGDDAAERVADTLMRAFRAMQREPHLADAMVRALTFADRSVSPEVDTVSRLTTAIILDAMGLDRPSPEQLSAVRVIEHTWHSALITWLSGRASIAQVKIDIETVCRLIDLTAPDPAP comes from the coding sequence ATGACAGCGGAAGCCAGACCGGCATCGCCGCCCCTGACAGAACGCCAGGAGGCCCGCCGCCGCCGCATCCTGCACGCCAGCGCCCAGCTCGCCAGCAGAGGCGGGTTCGAGGCCGTCCAGATGCGTGAGGTGGCGGAGGCCGCGGGGGTGGCCCTGGGCACCCTGTACCGCTACTTCCCGTCCAAGGTCCATCTGCTGGTCGCCACCATGCAGGACCAGCTCCAGCACATGCACGGCACGCTCCGCAAACGTCCCCCGGCCGGGGACGACGCGGCGGAACGGGTCGCCGACACCCTGATGCGGGCCTTCCGCGCGATGCAGCGCGAGCCGCATCTGGCGGACGCGATGGTGCGCGCCCTGACCTTCGCGGACCGCAGCGTGAGCCCCGAGGTGGACACGGTCTCCCGGCTCACGACGGCGATCATCCTGGACGCGATGGGGCTCGACCGCCCCTCGCCCGAGCAGCTCTCGGCCGTCCGGGTCATCGAGCACACCTGGCACTCGGCGCTGATCACCTGGCTGTCGGGCCGGGCGTCGATCGCGCAGGTGAAGATAGACATCGAGACGGTCTGCCGGCTGATCGACCTGACGGCGCCGGATCCGGCTCCCTGA
- a CDS encoding glycosyltransferase family 4 protein encodes MTAEAIDSGPRTGVVTSDTDTGPAGDRPLRIALLTYKGNPYCGGQGVYVRHLARELARLGHSVEVIGAQPYPVLDEGVPLTELPSLDLYRQPDPFRTPKRGEYRDWIDAAEVATMWTGGFPEPLTFSLRARRHLAARRGEFDVIHDNQTLGYGLLADLGAPLVTTIHHPITVDRQLDLAAAPTRRRRASVRRWYAFTRMQKRVARKLPSVLTVSGSSKQEIVDHLGVDPRRVRVVHIGADTDLWSPDASVAEVPGRIVTTSSADVPLKGLVHLVEALAKLRTDNPAAHLVVVGRRAEDGPVAQAIERHGLGDAVEFVKGISDTELVDLVRGAQIACVPSLYEGFSLPAAEAMATGTPLVATTGGAIPEVAGPDGETCLAVPPADPGALADALGRLLGDPELRTRLGAAGRARVLARFTWKQAAIGTAALYREAIAARAATGPGGRR; translated from the coding sequence GTGACCGCTGAGGCCATAGATTCGGGCCCCCGTACGGGCGTCGTTACGTCGGACACAGACACCGGCCCGGCCGGCGACCGGCCCCTGCGCATCGCGCTCCTCACCTACAAGGGCAACCCCTACTGCGGCGGCCAGGGCGTCTACGTACGCCACCTGGCCCGGGAGCTCGCCCGTCTCGGCCACAGCGTCGAGGTGATAGGCGCCCAGCCCTACCCCGTGCTCGACGAGGGCGTCCCGCTCACCGAGCTGCCGAGCCTGGACCTCTACCGGCAGCCGGACCCCTTCCGCACCCCGAAGCGCGGCGAGTACCGGGACTGGATCGACGCCGCCGAGGTCGCCACCATGTGGACCGGCGGCTTCCCCGAACCGCTCACCTTCAGTCTCCGTGCCCGGCGCCACCTCGCGGCCCGGCGCGGCGAGTTCGACGTGATCCACGACAACCAGACGCTCGGCTACGGGCTCCTCGCCGACCTGGGCGCCCCGCTCGTCACCACGATCCACCACCCGATCACCGTCGACCGGCAGCTCGACCTCGCCGCCGCCCCGACCCGCCGCCGCCGCGCCTCCGTACGCCGCTGGTACGCCTTCACCCGCATGCAGAAGCGGGTCGCGCGCAAACTGCCGTCCGTGCTCACCGTCTCCGGCTCCTCCAAGCAGGAGATCGTCGACCACCTCGGTGTGGACCCCCGCCGCGTCCGCGTCGTGCACATCGGCGCCGACACGGATCTGTGGTCGCCCGACGCATCCGTCGCCGAGGTGCCCGGCCGGATCGTCACCACCTCCAGCGCCGACGTCCCGCTCAAGGGCCTCGTGCACCTCGTCGAGGCGCTGGCCAAGCTCCGTACCGACAACCCGGCGGCACACCTCGTGGTCGTCGGCCGGCGCGCCGAGGACGGACCGGTCGCCCAGGCCATCGAACGGCACGGACTCGGTGACGCCGTGGAGTTCGTCAAGGGCATCAGCGACACCGAGCTCGTCGACCTGGTGCGCGGCGCCCAGATCGCCTGCGTCCCCTCGCTGTACGAGGGCTTCTCGCTGCCCGCCGCCGAGGCCATGGCCACCGGCACCCCGCTCGTCGCCACCACCGGCGGCGCGATCCCCGAGGTCGCGGGCCCGGACGGCGAAACCTGTCTGGCGGTCCCGCCCGCCGACCCCGGCGCCCTGGCAGACGCGCTGGGCCGGCTGCTCGGCGACCCGGAGCTGCGCACGCGGCTCGGGGCTGCGGGCCGCGCACGGGTCCTCGCCCGGTTCACCTGGAAGCAGGCGGCGATCGGCACCGCCGCGCTCTACCGGGAGGCGATCGCGGCCCGCGCCGCCACCGGCCCCGGCGGCCGACGGTGA
- a CDS encoding substrate-binding domain-containing protein translates to MRRRASRASRTRRSLTDIRTVAVLAAAGLLLTGCTAAGTAGDSGSGGSGKSADAPVKVGLVYSRTGLLADYGKQYRDGFMAGLDYATQGTGKVAGHRIEVTEQDDAGDPGKAVSAAKNLIGKGYKVLAGTTDSGVALQMAPLAAQNKVLYVSGPAATDAVTGVNDYTFRSGRQSYQDILTAGAMLGDAKGKKVTVLAQDSTFGQANVAAVKAVLGAKGAKVGSVLAPPSATDLTPFARQVKAGGPDLFFVAWAGSTAPALWTALDQQGVLGAGKVVTGLAGTASYPVFGAAGAKVSFLAHYFPGAGGGNAVEKAMLASVTKAGGTPDLFTPDGFTAAQMIVHAVAEGSATDPAAMVKALEGWTFDGAKGKQQVRAEDHALLQPMFVARLSGKGAALKPELLDTEAMDTVAPPAKPSAG, encoded by the coding sequence ATGCGTCGCAGAGCCAGCCGAGCCAGCAGAACCCGCAGATCCCTCACCGACATCCGTACCGTCGCCGTCCTGGCCGCCGCCGGTCTGCTGCTGACCGGCTGCACCGCCGCCGGTACGGCGGGCGACTCCGGGTCCGGCGGGTCCGGGAAGTCCGCCGACGCGCCCGTGAAGGTCGGCCTCGTCTACTCCCGGACCGGACTGCTCGCGGACTACGGCAAGCAGTACCGCGACGGCTTCATGGCGGGCCTGGACTACGCGACGCAGGGCACCGGCAAGGTCGCCGGCCACCGCATCGAGGTCACCGAGCAGGACGACGCGGGCGACCCCGGCAAGGCCGTCTCCGCCGCGAAGAACCTGATCGGCAAGGGCTACAAGGTGCTGGCCGGCACCACCGACTCCGGCGTCGCCCTCCAGATGGCGCCGCTCGCCGCGCAGAACAAGGTGCTGTACGTCAGCGGCCCGGCGGCCACCGACGCGGTGACCGGCGTCAACGACTACACGTTCCGCTCGGGCCGGCAGTCCTACCAGGACATCCTGACGGCGGGCGCGATGCTCGGTGACGCGAAGGGCAAGAAGGTCACGGTCCTCGCCCAGGACTCCACGTTCGGCCAGGCCAACGTCGCCGCCGTGAAGGCGGTCCTCGGGGCGAAGGGCGCGAAGGTCGGCTCCGTGCTGGCGCCGCCCAGCGCGACGGACCTGACGCCGTTCGCCCGGCAGGTCAAGGCGGGCGGGCCGGACCTGTTCTTCGTCGCCTGGGCCGGTTCGACCGCCCCGGCGCTGTGGACCGCGCTGGACCAGCAGGGCGTGCTGGGCGCGGGCAAGGTCGTCACCGGGCTCGCCGGGACCGCCTCGTACCCGGTCTTCGGGGCCGCCGGGGCCAAGGTGTCGTTCCTGGCGCACTACTTCCCGGGCGCGGGCGGCGGCAACGCCGTGGAGAAGGCCATGCTCGCATCCGTGACGAAGGCGGGCGGCACTCCTGACCTCTTCACCCCGGACGGCTTCACCGCCGCCCAGATGATCGTGCATGCCGTCGCCGAGGGCAGCGCCACCGACCCGGCCGCGATGGTGAAGGCACTGGAGGGCTGGACCTTCGACGGGGCCAAGGGCAAGCAGCAGGTCCGGGCCGAAGACCACGCGCTGCTCCAGCCGATGTTCGTGGCCCGGCTGTCCGGCAAGGGCGCCGCCCTGAAGCCGGAACTGCTGGACACCGAGGCGATGGACACCGTGGCGCCGCCCGCGAAGCCCTCGGCGGGCTGA
- a CDS encoding ABC transporter ATP-binding protein, whose product MTRQPLLDVTDLRVLIGGRHILHGVGLDVAGQGVTALLGRNGAGKTTTVRGILGLVPRSGSVRLDGEETVTLPTHALVRRGIGYAPEDRGIFAGLTVAENLRLAERRGAGEPAYGLVHELFPELKQRARQLAGTLSGGQQQMVAIGRTLLNTNRLVIADEPTKGLAPKVVTEVAQVLERAAEAVPVLLVEQNLAVVRRLAAHCVVLADGRTAHRGPADELLGDAEAARRLLGVGHGPLTPLTAEADS is encoded by the coding sequence GTGACGCGGCAACCCCTGCTCGACGTAACGGACTTGCGGGTCCTGATCGGTGGCCGCCACATCCTGCACGGCGTTGGCCTGGACGTCGCCGGCCAGGGCGTGACCGCGCTGCTCGGCCGCAACGGGGCCGGGAAGACCACGACCGTACGGGGCATCCTCGGCCTCGTGCCGCGCAGCGGCAGCGTCCGCCTCGACGGCGAGGAGACCGTGACGCTGCCGACGCACGCGCTGGTCCGGCGCGGCATCGGCTACGCCCCCGAGGACCGGGGCATCTTCGCCGGGCTGACCGTGGCGGAGAACCTGCGGCTGGCGGAACGGCGCGGCGCGGGCGAGCCCGCGTACGGGCTGGTCCATGAACTCTTCCCCGAACTGAAGCAGCGGGCCCGGCAGTTGGCCGGGACGCTGTCCGGCGGTCAGCAGCAGATGGTCGCGATCGGCCGCACCCTGCTCAACACCAACCGGCTGGTCATCGCGGACGAACCGACCAAGGGCCTCGCGCCGAAGGTGGTCACCGAGGTCGCGCAGGTGCTGGAGCGGGCCGCCGAGGCGGTTCCGGTGCTGCTCGTGGAACAGAACCTCGCCGTCGTGCGCCGGCTGGCCGCGCACTGTGTGGTGCTGGCCGACGGCCGGACCGCCCACCGGGGCCCGGCGGACGAACTGCTCGGCGACGCGGAGGCGGCCCGCAGGCTGCTCGGCGTGGGCCACGGACCGCTGACCCCCCTCACCGCGGAGGCGGATTCCTGA
- a CDS encoding PHP domain-containing protein — MDPVRALERIAFLLERGRGETYRVQAFRTAARIVAAMADGDAAERVANGSLERVKGIGPRTAQVIREAVAGQTPAYLERLEAEAAQSGPLAEGGERLLALLRGDCHLHSDWSDGGSTIEEMGRTAAELGHEWAVLTDHSPRLTVAHGLSPERLRQQLDVVAELNERWAPFRLLTGIECDIHLDGSLDQEEELLERLDVVVVSVHSKLRMDPAPMTRRLLAAVRHPQANILGHCTGRLLTGRGRPESRFDADDVFAACAEAGTAVEINSRPERLDPPRRLLRQAVAAGTLFAIDTDAHAPGQLDWQIHGCARAEECGVPAERVVTAWTADELLDWTREGRVAGGAGVGA, encoded by the coding sequence ATGGACCCGGTCCGGGCCCTGGAGCGGATCGCCTTCCTGCTGGAGCGCGGCAGGGGCGAGACGTACCGCGTCCAGGCCTTCCGTACAGCCGCCCGCATCGTGGCCGCGATGGCCGACGGAGACGCGGCGGAGCGGGTGGCGAACGGCTCCCTGGAACGGGTCAAGGGCATCGGCCCCCGCACCGCCCAGGTGATCCGCGAGGCCGTCGCCGGGCAGACGCCCGCCTATCTGGAGCGCCTGGAGGCCGAGGCGGCGCAGAGCGGCCCGCTCGCCGAGGGCGGTGAACGCCTGCTCGCGCTGCTGCGCGGCGACTGCCACCTGCACTCCGACTGGTCGGACGGTGGCAGCACCATTGAGGAGATGGGCCGTACGGCGGCGGAGCTCGGCCACGAGTGGGCGGTCCTCACCGACCACTCGCCCCGCCTGACGGTCGCCCACGGACTCTCGCCCGAGCGGCTGCGGCAGCAACTCGACGTGGTGGCCGAACTCAACGAGCGCTGGGCGCCGTTCCGGCTGCTGACGGGCATCGAGTGCGACATCCACCTCGACGGCTCCCTCGACCAGGAGGAGGAGCTGCTGGAACGCCTCGACGTCGTCGTGGTCTCCGTCCACTCCAAACTGCGGATGGACCCCGCCCCGATGACCCGCCGACTCCTTGCCGCGGTCCGCCACCCTCAGGCGAACATCCTCGGCCACTGCACCGGTCGCCTGCTCACCGGCCGGGGCCGCCCCGAGTCACGCTTCGACGCGGACGACGTCTTCGCCGCCTGCGCGGAGGCGGGCACAGCGGTCGAGATCAACAGCCGCCCCGAACGCCTCGACCCGCCCCGCCGGCTGCTGCGCCAGGCCGTGGCCGCGGGCACCCTGTTCGCCATCGACACGGACGCACACGCCCCAGGCCAGCTCGACTGGCAGATCCACGGCTGCGCGCGTGCCGAGGAGTGCGGGGTTCCGGCGGAGCGCGTCGTCACTGCGTGGACGGCGGACGAGCTGCTGGACTGGACGCGGGAGGGGCGGGTGGCGGGTGGGGCTGGGGTGGGGGCCTGA
- a CDS encoding class I SAM-dependent methyltransferase: MLTVDFTRFPLAAGDRVLDLGCGAGRHAFECYRRGAQVVALDQNGEEIREVAKWFAAMKEAGEAPEGATATAMEGDALNLPFPDASFDVVIISEVMEHIPDDKGVLAEMVRVLKPGGRIAITVPRYGPEKVCWTLSDAYHEVEGGHIRIYKADELLGKIRGAGLKPYGTHHAHALHSPYWWLKCAFGVDNDKALPVRAYHKLLVWDIMKKPMATRVAEQLLNPVVGKSFVAYATKPHLPSTVTAEAGA; the protein is encoded by the coding sequence GTGCTGACCGTGGACTTCACCCGCTTCCCGCTCGCCGCAGGCGACCGAGTGCTCGACCTGGGCTGCGGCGCCGGACGCCACGCCTTCGAGTGCTACCGGCGCGGCGCCCAGGTCGTGGCGCTCGACCAGAACGGCGAGGAGATCCGCGAGGTCGCGAAGTGGTTCGCCGCGATGAAGGAGGCCGGGGAGGCACCCGAGGGTGCCACCGCCACCGCGATGGAGGGTGACGCGCTCAACCTGCCGTTCCCCGACGCCTCCTTCGATGTCGTGATCATCTCCGAGGTCATGGAGCACATCCCGGACGACAAGGGCGTGCTCGCCGAGATGGTCCGGGTCCTGAAGCCCGGCGGCCGGATCGCGATCACCGTGCCGCGCTACGGCCCCGAGAAGGTCTGCTGGACGCTTTCCGACGCGTACCACGAGGTCGAGGGCGGCCACATCCGCATCTACAAGGCCGACGAGCTGCTGGGCAAGATCCGCGGCGCCGGCCTCAAGCCGTACGGCACCCACCACGCGCACGCCCTGCACTCGCCCTACTGGTGGCTGAAGTGCGCCTTCGGCGTCGACAACGACAAGGCACTGCCGGTCCGGGCGTACCACAAGCTGCTCGTCTGGGACATCATGAAGAAGCCCATGGCGACCCGGGTCGCCGAGCAACTGCTCAACCCGGTCGTCGGCAAGTCCTTCGTGGCCTACGCGACCAAGCCGCACCTGCCCTCCACCGTGACGGCCGAGGCCGGGGCGTGA